Below is a window of Terriglobales bacterium DNA.
CCATTTGGTATTACCGGTCTCGAAACCGCATTGCCCATTGCCCTGATGGTCGCGGGTGGGGATCCGCAACTCGCGGTGCGCTGGCTGTCCTCGAATCCCGCCAGTGTCATGGGCTGGAAAGAAGCAGGCGTACTCCGTGTTGGTGCTCCCGCAAACATAGTTGTCTTCGATCCAGCAGAGGAATGGACATTCACAGCGAAGGAATCCAAATCCAAATCGAAGAACTCGCCTTTTATTGGAAAGCGCCTGCGGGGCCGTGTGCAATACACGATTGTGGATGGGCGCGTGGTGTGGTCGCTGTAATTGCTTGCTTTCCGAGCAGCGATGTCAGTAAGTCAGCAGCTCTAAACCTGCTCACCAACCCATTTGGAGAATCACGCGAGAACCAGACAATCGTGCCACTTCTCGCGGCACGAAGTTAAGTCGGTCGTTACGCAGCCAAGCAAGAGCCTGCCCAGCCCTCGTGCTCTAAAAGCCAGCGTTTGCGCTCGATGCCGCCACCGTAGCCGGTAAGCGAACCGTTCGTACCAATCACCCGATGACAAGGCACAACCACACCAATCGGATTTGAGCCATTAGCCAGGCCAACCGCTCTTACTGCAGCCGGACGTCCAATTTGCTCGGCTAGTTTTGCGTAAGAGATTGTTGTGCCGCACATGATCTTTCGCAGCGCACGCCAGACTTCTCGCTGGAACGGAGTACCCGCTGTTTGCACCGGAATGACATCGATCGACTGAAGCTCTCCTGCAAAGTAACGTCTAATCGTGTCGCTCAAGCCGTTCGGATTGCGAATTGGTTCGAGTCTGAATCCGTTTTCACCGTAGTGGATCTGAAGGAGGCGATGCATTCGGTCTTCATACTCCCGCCAGTCAGTGGCACGCAGATTCCCATTATGGTCGGCCACAATCAACATCTCGCCGATTGGCGTATCGATTCGATCGATCAATAAGTGGAGAACTTGATTCTTGTTCATTCCTGCATCAGTAAAAACTCAACTTTGTGGCACAGCTATCCTCGGCTGTGGCTCTGCTCAAAGCCGACACAAGCTTTGATGAAAGTCTCTCCACCAGTTTCTATTCATTTCGTGGTCAAGCAGGTCATTGTTCTCGGCGCATAAACTCAATTTGTTGAGTCAAGCAGGCTCGTACGCGTCGCAAGCTGTTCCGCAGAGCATTCACCTTGGCGGAGCCACAGCCGAGGGCGGCTGTGCCACAACATAGTAAAAATCGCTCGGCGTTGTACTTACACTAAGCAATGTCCCACAGTCTCCGCGCCTCTTCCGCGATCACGTCAGGGCGTTCTTCCGGCCAGAACAGCTTGCTTCCGTCAAGACGCCGCACTCCGCGGGAGTTGCCGAAGGTTCGGTCGAGATAGTTGGAGCTCGCCTGCGAGAAGATCGTATCGCTCGTACCCCAGACAATCCGCGTTGGGACTTTGCAAACCTTGAGTGCGGCCTCGATCCCTGCCAGTGGATTCTGCTCGAGTGCAATGGCATATGCGTGCACGAGGGCCTTCCGCCGAGGTGTGTTCACGAGCGGAGTGAAATAAGTCTCGATCGCTTCATCGGTCGGATGTGTTGGATCCCCGTAACACATCCCGCCAATGCCATCCTTCGAACGTGCACGCTCCTTGTCAGCGCGCCAAGGTGCCAGCCATTCGTCCACGAACTTGCCTTCTCTTGAGAGCGCGATTACGGGGAGCATTGCGGCCGGAGGACTGTCGGGTTCAGTATCGCAATTGGTGAGCAACAAGGTGCGAACGCGCCGCGGGTGCTGAGTGACGAGTAACTGTGCGACCGCACCGCCGCTGTCGTTGGCGATGAGATCAACGCTTGGAATCGATAGCCTGTCCAGCAATGCCACAAGCATCGCGACTTGCGCCTTGGGCCCGACGCTCTGTCCTTCGGCAACCTCGGTGTAGCCCATCGCCAGGAAATCGGGAGCAATGCAGCGGCGATACGGCGACAGGAGGTCGAGCGAACCTCGCCATTGAAAACCATTGAGCGGAAAGCCGTGCAGGAACAGAGCTACATCCCCGGTGCCACGCTCTACGTATGCGATCTTGCCGAAGCTGGTTCGTACAAAGCGTCGGGTAGCATGGAATGCTGCGGCATCCATTGCAACGCGAACGGTTGCTGGCGTTGTAACGCTAAACATGCGAGCAGTGCATCCTGCGAATGCGGCCCCAGCGAGTGCACTGCCCGCAGTTTCAATGAAGCGTCTACGATCCATGCCGTTCCTTAATGGGATTCTGCCGCTGCCAGAAGCGCAAACGCCTCCTGCTCTGCCGCCTGCCAGTGGGCACGCAGTTCGTTGTTGAAATCTTCCCAACGCTCCTCGGGAAAGAAGATTCTCGCGCCCTTGAACTCGACACGGCGTCTGGTTCCAGGAATGGTATCGGCCAACCAGCGTGACCACTTTACGTCGAAGTACGCATCATCCGTACCCCAGACGATGAGCGTGGGCGCCTTGAGCGTCTTCAGGCGCGCTTCGATAGCGAGCGTGTGCCTGTTATCGAAGGCTGCGAGAAAGCGCTCCAGGTCGCGCGTGCGTTGCTCGGTCCTGACCAGCGGGCGCAAGTATGTTTCGATACTTTCGTCGCTGACGAGTTCAGGATGTTCGTACGCTGGCCCCAGAGCTTGCGGAGAGCGATAAATGCTCTTGTCCGACAACATCGCGTCGAGCGTACCCCTCAGGCCGCCTTCTGCCGCCATCGCCAGGAACGGTTTAAAGGCTTCTGGCGGCCAATTGTCGTGTGCATCGCAGTTGGTGAGAGTGAGGCTGCGGATCCGCTCTGAATATAAAGCGGAGAATATCTGCGCAATACCCCCACCGCTGTCGTTGCCGACCAGATCGACTTGCTCGATGTTCAAGGCATCGAGAACTCCCTTGAGCATCTGCGCATTCGCCGTTACGGATACTTCTTGGTCCGGGCGGATCTCAGTATCACCATGCGCAAGCAGGTCTACAGCGATGCAGCGCCGAATGTCGGACAAATGCTCCACCTGATGACGCCACAGGTGACTATTCAGAAGAACGCCGTGCACAAACAGCGCAGTTGGTCCTGTGCCCTGCTCCATGTAGCTGATATGACCCGACGCAGTCTTGACACTGCGCCGGATCGGCGTTGGTTTGCCTCTCTCCATGTCTCAGCCCTTCCTCGAGGCCGAAGCGTGTGCTTCCCTCAGCTTCTGTGCGCACTCGTCACAGCACACCTCAACCGTCTTGCCACCGATCTTGACCTCGATAGCATTCCCATCCAGCTTGTAGTCGCAAGCTGCACAAGTCTTCGCAGACATAACGCTCTCCTTAAACACCCGAAGTATCGGGGTGAGGCCCAGTAGGCCATTTCGGCAGA
It encodes the following:
- the ogt gene encoding methylated-DNA--[protein]-cysteine S-methyltransferase — translated: MNKNQVLHLLIDRIDTPIGEMLIVADHNGNLRATDWREYEDRMHRLLQIHYGENGFRLEPIRNPNGLSDTIRRYFAGELQSIDVIPVQTAGTPFQREVWRALRKIMCGTTISYAKLAEQIGRPAAVRAVGLANGSNPIGVVVPCHRVIGTNGSLTGYGGGIERKRWLLEHEGWAGSCLAA
- a CDS encoding alpha/beta hydrolase — translated: MDRRRFIETAGSALAGAAFAGCTARMFSVTTPATVRVAMDAAAFHATRRFVRTSFGKIAYVERGTGDVALFLHGFPLNGFQWRGSLDLLSPYRRCIAPDFLAMGYTEVAEGQSVGPKAQVAMLVALLDRLSIPSVDLIANDSGGAVAQLLVTQHPRRVRTLLLTNCDTEPDSPPAAMLPVIALSREGKFVDEWLAPWRADKERARSKDGIGGMCYGDPTHPTDEAIETYFTPLVNTPRRKALVHAYAIALEQNPLAGIEAALKVCKVPTRIVWGTSDTIFSQASSNYLDRTFGNSRGVRRLDGSKLFWPEERPDVIAEEARRLWDIA
- a CDS encoding alpha/beta hydrolase, whose product is MERGKPTPIRRSVKTASGHISYMEQGTGPTALFVHGVLLNSHLWRHQVEHLSDIRRCIAVDLLAHGDTEIRPDQEVSVTANAQMLKGVLDALNIEQVDLVGNDSGGGIAQIFSALYSERIRSLTLTNCDAHDNWPPEAFKPFLAMAAEGGLRGTLDAMLSDKSIYRSPQALGPAYEHPELVSDESIETYLRPLVRTEQRTRDLERFLAAFDNRHTLAIEARLKTLKAPTLIVWGTDDAYFDVKWSRWLADTIPGTRRRVEFKGARIFFPEERWEDFNNELRAHWQAAEQEAFALLAAAESH